From the Methylomonas sp. MK1 genome, one window contains:
- the ubiG gene encoding bifunctional 2-polyprenyl-6-hydroxyphenol methylase/3-demethylubiquinol 3-O-methyltransferase UbiG: MTAKENVHPHEIHKFGSQAERWWDPNGEFKTLHDVNPLRLQFIQQYADLQGKRVVDVGCGGGILTEGLAKAGADALGVDLSEDLLDIADLHGLETGVNASYRKISAEQLAEEEPAGFDHVTCMEMLEHVPDPASIIAACATLVKPGGMVFFSTLNRVPKAWLLAIVAAEHVLKMVPKGTHDYKTFIKPSELGQMARSVGLELQGMVGIEYSPFSKRFSLGNDIGVNYIAAFQRPE, from the coding sequence ATGACAGCGAAAGAAAACGTACATCCCCATGAAATTCATAAGTTCGGCTCGCAGGCTGAGCGTTGGTGGGACCCGAACGGCGAGTTTAAAACCTTGCACGACGTGAATCCTTTGCGCTTGCAGTTCATTCAGCAATACGCCGATTTGCAAGGCAAGCGGGTAGTGGATGTCGGTTGCGGCGGCGGGATTCTTACCGAAGGCTTAGCGAAAGCCGGTGCGGATGCCTTGGGTGTCGATTTAAGCGAAGACTTGCTGGATATTGCCGATTTGCATGGCCTGGAAACCGGCGTCAACGCCAGTTACCGGAAAATCAGCGCCGAACAACTAGCCGAGGAAGAGCCGGCCGGTTTCGACCATGTCACCTGTATGGAAATGCTGGAACATGTGCCCGATCCCGCTTCCATCATTGCTGCCTGTGCGACGCTGGTTAAGCCTGGTGGCATGGTGTTTTTCTCGACATTGAACCGGGTGCCAAAAGCCTGGTTGCTGGCAATCGTCGCGGCTGAACATGTGCTGAAAATGGTGCCCAAAGGCACGCACGACTATAAAACCTTTATCAAACCTTCCGAGTTGGGGCAGATGGCCAGAAGCGTGGGGCTTGAGTTACAAGGGATGGTCGGTATCGAATACAGCCCATTCAGCAAGC